The Congregibacter litoralis KT71 genome contains a region encoding:
- the recN gene encoding DNA repair protein RecN, with protein sequence MLSQITISQFTVVEYLEVDFRDGLTVVTGETGAGKSIMLDALGLCLGDRADPSAIRPGEDRADISARFEIDSMPAAQKWLEAHDLAADGDCLFRRVITREGRSRAYINGRPSTLQDCAALGELLVDIHGQHAHQSLLRRPHQRMLLDSYAGQLSTAQKVSSSASEWLRLRDELDAVRSNQQEQADREQLLRYQVGELDELALGDTELQSLEDEQRVLENADAIQRQAAGAIELCDSNESGVRAALAALDQDLHQGKTITNVREMLDSAAIQLAEARSELQQYLAGTENNPQRLAEVEARLEAIYALARKHRIMPEQLSAHHQALSEELATLDSSDERIEAMEAALAQQFDAYKNLAGTLSGARKKAATKLEKEVSKLLKKLSMSNCQFKIALGKREGHDPHLLGEEDIELLISTNPGAAPQPLGRIASGGELSRISLAIQVATAGNTTVPSMVFDEVDVGIGGAVAEVVGRLLADMGRNAQVLCVTHLPQVAAQGQQHLQVEKSGKGKRLASTLHELDENERVNEIARMLGGLKMTENTLAHAREMLESRD encoded by the coding sequence ATGCTCAGCCAAATCACAATCAGCCAATTTACCGTCGTGGAGTACCTTGAGGTGGATTTTCGCGACGGGCTCACGGTAGTGACGGGCGAGACCGGCGCAGGGAAGTCGATCATGCTCGACGCCCTGGGTCTTTGCCTTGGCGACCGCGCAGATCCCAGCGCTATTCGCCCCGGTGAAGACCGGGCGGACATCAGCGCACGCTTTGAGATTGATAGCATGCCCGCCGCCCAGAAATGGCTCGAAGCCCATGATCTGGCCGCCGACGGCGACTGTCTTTTTCGACGGGTTATCACCCGGGAAGGACGATCCCGTGCCTACATCAACGGCCGCCCCAGCACGCTGCAGGATTGTGCCGCCCTCGGGGAATTACTGGTGGACATTCACGGTCAGCACGCCCATCAGTCACTGCTGCGCCGACCGCACCAACGCATGCTCCTCGATAGCTACGCAGGGCAGCTTTCCACCGCCCAGAAAGTGTCCAGTTCAGCCAGCGAGTGGCTGCGACTCCGCGACGAGCTGGATGCAGTGCGGAGCAATCAGCAGGAACAGGCGGATCGCGAGCAACTCCTGCGCTATCAGGTGGGAGAGCTCGACGAGCTTGCCCTGGGTGATACGGAACTACAGAGCCTGGAAGACGAGCAGCGCGTTTTGGAAAACGCCGACGCCATTCAACGTCAGGCAGCGGGCGCCATCGAGCTCTGTGACAGCAATGAAAGCGGTGTGCGTGCCGCGCTGGCTGCGCTGGACCAAGACCTGCACCAGGGCAAAACCATCACCAACGTACGCGAGATGCTCGATTCCGCCGCTATTCAATTGGCGGAAGCGCGGAGCGAGCTCCAGCAATATCTGGCGGGCACCGAAAACAATCCCCAGCGGCTTGCGGAGGTCGAAGCCCGCCTGGAGGCTATTTACGCGCTCGCGAGAAAACATCGCATCATGCCCGAGCAACTCAGCGCTCATCACCAGGCGCTGAGCGAAGAGCTTGCAACCCTGGACTCCAGTGATGAACGCATCGAGGCCATGGAAGCGGCCCTCGCTCAGCAGTTCGATGCTTACAAAAACCTGGCAGGCACACTCAGCGGCGCGCGGAAAAAAGCCGCGACAAAGCTCGAAAAAGAAGTGAGCAAGCTCCTGAAAAAGCTGTCCATGAGTAACTGCCAGTTCAAGATCGCCCTCGGCAAACGGGAGGGTCATGACCCTCATCTTCTGGGCGAAGAGGACATCGAGTTGCTCATCAGTACCAACCCGGGGGCAGCCCCCCAACCCCTGGGACGCATCGCATCCGGGGGTGAGCTGTCGCGCATCAGCCTGGCTATTCAGGTTGCGACCGCCGGGAACACCACGGTGCCGAGCATGGTTTTCGATGAGGTAGATGTGGGCATCGGTGGCGCTGTTGCCGAAGTGGTAGGTCGCCTTCTCGCTGACATGGGCAGGAATGCGCAGGTATTGTGCGTCACGCACCTGCCGCAGGTCGCGGCTCAGGGGCAACAGCACTTACAGGTCGAGAAGTCCGGCAAAGGCAAGCGACTGGCGTCGACCCTTCACGAACTCGACGAAAACGAGCGGGTGAACGAGATTGCACGGATGCTCGGTGGCCTGAAAATGACCGAGAACACCCTGGCCCACGCGCGGGAAATGCTGGAGAGCCGGGACTGA
- the dapB gene encoding 4-hydroxy-tetrahydrodipicolinate reductase gives MSIRVAIAGGNGRMGRTLIELIAASDELVLTAVTLAPEESVPQPSPAAEALYTHDIDAALEAADVLVDFTTPATTGQHGAACASAGVSWVLGTTGLDEAQQAAVAAAAQKVAICQSANFSTGVNLMLRLVELASRASDSDTDLEVIEAHHRHKVDAPSGTALAIGKAMAAGRDVQLDEQAVMSREGITGARVNGTIGFATIRGGDIVGDHTALFASEGERLEITHRAGTRQAFARGACRAAVWLAGKGAGLYDMQDVLQLRE, from the coding sequence GTGAGTATTCGCGTTGCCATCGCGGGCGGGAATGGCCGCATGGGCCGCACCCTGATCGAATTGATCGCGGCTAGCGATGAGCTTGTTCTGACGGCAGTAACCCTGGCTCCCGAAGAGAGCGTGCCACAACCTTCACCCGCCGCAGAGGCGTTGTACACCCATGATATCGATGCAGCCCTTGAGGCCGCGGATGTGCTTGTAGACTTCACGACGCCGGCCACCACCGGCCAGCATGGCGCTGCCTGTGCCTCTGCTGGCGTCAGCTGGGTCCTTGGGACCACGGGACTCGATGAGGCTCAGCAGGCCGCTGTCGCCGCGGCGGCGCAAAAGGTTGCGATCTGTCAGTCAGCGAATTTCAGTACCGGCGTCAATTTGATGCTGCGACTGGTAGAGCTCGCGAGTCGGGCCAGTGATAGCGATACCGATCTGGAAGTGATCGAGGCTCACCATCGTCACAAGGTCGACGCGCCGTCCGGTACCGCGCTTGCTATTGGCAAGGCGATGGCCGCGGGCCGCGATGTGCAGTTGGATGAGCAGGCGGTGATGAGTCGGGAAGGAATCACCGGAGCGCGTGTTAACGGCACCATCGGTTTTGCCACTATTCGCGGCGGTGACATAGTGGGCGACCATACGGCGCTGTTTGCCAGTGAGGGCGAGCGCCTGGAAATTACTCATCGCGCCGGAACCCGCCAGGCCTTTGCGCGCGGTGCCTGTCGTGCGGCCGTCTGGCTCGCTGGCAAAGGTGCCGGACTTTACGATATGCAGGATGTCCTGCAACTGAGGGAATAG
- the dnaJ gene encoding molecular chaperone DnaJ, producing the protein MSKRDYYEVLGVSRSDDEKDIKKAYRRVAMKYHPDRNPDDPKADEKFKEASEAYEVLSDSQKRAAYDQYGHAGVEGQMGGGFGGGAGNFSDIFGDVFGDIFGGGGGRGRGGAQRGSDLRYTLDISLEDAVRGTTVQIRVPTLAACSTCDGSGARKGSSPTTCGTCGGAGQVRMQQGFFQVQQTCPTCRGRGSTISDPCTSCRGQGRVEKTKKLSVKVPPGVDTGDRIRLGGEGEAGAEGGPPGDLFVQMSVKQHPIFERDGKHLYCEVPITFADAALGGELEVPTLDGRVKLKIPAETQTGKLFRLRGKGVQPVRGGGVGDLLCRAVIETPVNLNKRQKELLEELQTSMGEGGHAHSPRQKSWFDGVKNFFDELKP; encoded by the coding sequence ATGTCAAAACGCGACTACTATGAAGTCCTCGGCGTTAGCCGCAGCGACGACGAAAAGGACATCAAGAAAGCCTATCGCCGGGTCGCGATGAAATATCATCCGGATCGTAATCCCGATGATCCCAAGGCCGATGAGAAGTTCAAGGAAGCCTCAGAGGCTTACGAAGTTCTCAGCGATAGCCAGAAGCGAGCGGCTTATGATCAGTATGGGCACGCGGGCGTCGAGGGCCAGATGGGCGGCGGTTTTGGCGGGGGCGCCGGTAATTTCTCTGATATTTTTGGCGACGTTTTCGGCGATATCTTTGGCGGTGGTGGCGGCCGCGGACGCGGTGGCGCTCAGCGCGGCTCCGATCTGCGCTACACCCTGGATATCTCTCTGGAAGATGCGGTCCGGGGCACGACGGTACAAATCAGGGTTCCGACCCTCGCGGCCTGTTCCACCTGTGATGGCAGCGGGGCCCGCAAGGGCAGCAGCCCCACTACCTGTGGCACCTGCGGGGGTGCCGGTCAGGTGCGCATGCAGCAGGGTTTTTTTCAGGTACAGCAAACCTGTCCCACCTGTCGCGGGCGTGGGAGCACAATTTCCGACCCCTGTACCTCCTGCCGCGGACAGGGCAGGGTAGAGAAAACCAAGAAACTGTCGGTCAAAGTCCCCCCGGGCGTAGATACGGGTGATCGTATTCGCCTCGGCGGCGAGGGCGAAGCGGGTGCCGAGGGCGGTCCTCCCGGTGACCTGTTTGTACAGATGTCCGTGAAACAGCACCCCATCTTCGAACGCGATGGTAAGCATCTTTACTGCGAGGTTCCCATCACCTTTGCGGATGCGGCCCTCGGTGGGGAGTTGGAGGTGCCAACTCTGGATGGTCGGGTCAAGCTGAAAATCCCGGCAGAGACGCAAACCGGTAAGCTTTTCCGGCTCCGGGGTAAGGGCGTGCAACCGGTGCGCGGCGGCGGCGTCGGCGACCTGCTGTGCCGGGCGGTCATCGAAACACCGGTTAACTTGAACAAGCGTCAAAAAGAGCTTCTCGAGGAGTTGCAGACCAGTATGGGAGAGGGTGGTCACGCCCACAGCCCCCGGCAAAAGAGCTGGTTTGATGGGGTGAAAAACTTTTTTGATGAGCTCAAGCCGTGA
- a CDS encoding RnfH family protein, translating to MSDDSSIAVEVVYALPDRQSILRLSVPEGTTAIEAAQQSGIEAQFDDLSLGEDTHLGVFGHRVAHTQVLREGDRVEIYRPLLADPKEVRKERAARAKARRETQSAD from the coding sequence ATGAGTGATGACAGCAGCATTGCGGTAGAGGTGGTCTATGCACTGCCGGATCGCCAGTCTATATTGCGGCTGTCGGTGCCTGAGGGTACGACGGCCATAGAGGCTGCGCAGCAATCCGGTATAGAAGCACAGTTCGATGATCTGAGCCTTGGGGAAGACACGCACCTCGGCGTGTTTGGCCATCGGGTGGCCCATACGCAGGTGCTTCGCGAGGGGGATCGGGTTGAAATCTACAGACCCTTGCTGGCGGACCCTAAGGAAGTGCGAAAAGAGCGCGCTGCGCGTGCGAAAGCCCGGCGGGAGACTCAGTCCGCCGACTGA
- a CDS encoding outer membrane protein assembly factor BamE — MRVTLLTAALLGLGACGFVGFPGVYKIDIEQGNLVTQDMIEQLQPGMSRRQVRFIMGSPLVEDTFQPDRWDYPYVIRNGQDIIREAQVRIFFESDRLVNITGDYLPDWANPDAGTDTDSDTDTDTDTDTDTDTDTDTESSLESDLKASAEADPTMDEAEGDQSAD, encoded by the coding sequence TTGCGAGTCACACTGCTCACCGCCGCCCTCCTGGGTCTCGGCGCCTGCGGATTTGTGGGCTTTCCCGGGGTCTACAAAATCGATATTGAACAGGGCAATCTCGTCACCCAGGACATGATCGAGCAGCTCCAGCCCGGCATGAGCCGACGCCAGGTTAGATTCATTATGGGCTCGCCCCTGGTCGAGGATACCTTTCAGCCGGACCGCTGGGACTATCCCTACGTCATCCGCAACGGTCAGGACATTATTCGCGAGGCGCAGGTGCGGATCTTTTTTGAGAGTGACAGGCTTGTGAACATCACCGGTGACTACCTGCCGGACTGGGCTAACCCTGACGCCGGTACTGACACGGACAGCGACACAGACACAGACACAGACACAGACACAGACACAGACACAGACACAGACACAGAGTCCAGTTTGGAAAGCGACCTGAAAGCAAGCGCTGAAGCAGACCCGACGATGGACGAAGCCGAGGGTGATCAGTCGGCGGACTGA
- a CDS encoding sodium-dependent transporter, whose amino-acid sequence MKLYLPVERWRSRTTFVFALAIAAVGLGNLWRFAWLMGEHGGAPFFFSYLLCLFFIAVPLLVAEVVLGSHGRGSPFLTMSWAAEVSGRSRLWLTVALLSCLAGFLLLVSYLLIAGWSLAYAYQIQLGDFAAISLGGAGESFAESVAAPAGFLRWQFLAACVLAITVVFGIRRGIGVLVWIAVPLLITLLGVLIRFSVEFGDLAAAGEFLFAWQPLDFDRGSFMAALGHALYTLCIGVAVGMSYGAYAPDKLPIVRSVITVAMFDVVVAIAAGVAIFPLLFANNLQPAQGFGLLFISLPYAFGNMPFGDLYGALFFLAVFVTALGTAVALLEPIVSVLEQQFRVRRVHAAVAMTAIAFMLSAYALVDLGAGDRGEDFLQWLDGVTAEWLIPAAVLLLAVFVGWRMPRALLRKELAREPDILFSLWYFLIRFVAVPVIAFAWFWLSLVP is encoded by the coding sequence ATGAAGCTTTACTTACCTGTGGAACGCTGGCGATCACGGACAACTTTCGTCTTTGCTCTTGCGATTGCGGCGGTGGGCCTGGGCAATCTGTGGCGTTTTGCATGGCTCATGGGCGAGCATGGCGGTGCGCCCTTTTTCTTCAGCTATCTTCTGTGTCTCTTTTTTATCGCCGTGCCGCTCCTTGTTGCGGAGGTCGTCCTGGGCAGCCATGGCCGCGGATCACCGTTTTTGACCATGAGCTGGGCGGCGGAAGTGTCGGGTCGCTCCCGTCTCTGGCTGACCGTCGCGTTGCTCTCCTGTCTGGCAGGCTTTCTGTTGCTGGTGTCCTACCTGCTCATAGCGGGGTGGAGCCTCGCCTATGCCTATCAGATCCAGTTGGGGGACTTCGCCGCCATCAGTCTTGGCGGCGCAGGGGAATCCTTTGCTGAGAGTGTTGCGGCACCGGCGGGCTTTCTGCGCTGGCAGTTTCTGGCGGCCTGTGTGCTGGCTATCACGGTGGTGTTTGGAATTCGGCGGGGCATTGGCGTCCTTGTCTGGATTGCCGTTCCCCTGTTAATAACACTTCTGGGGGTGCTGATACGATTTTCTGTGGAATTTGGTGATCTGGCCGCCGCCGGCGAGTTTCTCTTTGCCTGGCAGCCCCTGGATTTTGACCGGGGATCGTTTATGGCCGCCCTTGGTCACGCCCTGTATACCCTGTGCATCGGTGTTGCCGTGGGCATGAGTTACGGTGCCTATGCGCCCGACAAGCTGCCCATTGTCCGCTCCGTGATAACCGTTGCCATGTTTGATGTGGTGGTCGCCATCGCTGCGGGTGTTGCGATCTTCCCCCTGCTGTTTGCCAACAACCTCCAGCCCGCTCAGGGTTTTGGCCTGCTCTTCATCAGTCTGCCCTATGCCTTCGGCAATATGCCCTTTGGTGACCTGTATGGTGCACTGTTTTTTCTGGCGGTGTTCGTCACTGCGCTGGGCACCGCGGTCGCACTTCTGGAGCCCATTGTCAGCGTGCTGGAGCAGCAGTTTCGTGTCCGCCGTGTGCACGCCGCGGTCGCCATGACCGCCATCGCCTTTATGCTCTCGGCCTACGCACTGGTGGATCTTGGTGCCGGTGACCGTGGAGAGGACTTTTTACAGTGGCTGGACGGGGTGACCGCCGAGTGGCTCATTCCCGCCGCGGTGCTGCTCCTGGCGGTCTTCGTCGGGTGGCGCATGCCCCGGGCCCTATTGCGCAAGGAGCTCGCGCGGGAGCCCGACATCCTGTTTTCCCTGTGGTATTTTCTCATCCGCTTTGTCGCGGTGCCCGTGATCGCCTTCGCGTGGTTCTGGTTATCGCTGGTGCCCTGA
- the hrcA gene encoding heat-inducible transcriptional repressor HrcA encodes MGRELTERSETLLKTLVAMHIRDGSPVGSQTLREEAGLSVSPATVRNVMSDLEERGFLHSPHTSAGRVPTAQGYRFFVDSLLQVTDEPDPSAFDSIRKELNPDRNTADLVQSASTMLSSITSQAGVVTVPKPTQQPLRQVEFLPLSGDRVLVILVINQREVQNRIIHTQRVFSDEELRAAAAQINQRYAGQALADVQERVEQELLSARNSLDNYLSATLDLAQQALAEEARPSDYLIVGESRLLEGASPEELARLRELFSTLESKRDLSHLLERCSEADGVKIFIGEEAGSQIFGDYSLITAPYGDGARSLGVLGVIGPTRMAYDRVIPIVDVTSRMLSAALGQ; translated from the coding sequence TTGGGTCGTGAGCTGACAGAGCGATCAGAAACCTTGTTAAAAACCCTGGTTGCGATGCATATCCGCGATGGCAGTCCCGTGGGATCCCAGACGCTGCGGGAAGAGGCCGGTCTGTCGGTGAGCCCGGCCACGGTCCGCAACGTGATGTCAGATCTTGAGGAGCGCGGTTTCCTCCACTCGCCCCACACCTCCGCCGGGCGTGTGCCCACCGCCCAGGGTTACCGGTTTTTTGTGGACAGCCTCCTGCAGGTTACGGATGAGCCGGATCCCAGCGCCTTTGATTCCATCCGTAAAGAACTCAATCCCGATCGCAACACCGCTGATCTGGTGCAGTCGGCATCTACCATGTTGTCCTCAATCACCTCCCAGGCCGGCGTGGTCACCGTGCCAAAGCCCACACAGCAACCCCTGCGGCAGGTGGAGTTTTTACCGCTGTCGGGGGATCGCGTGCTGGTGATTCTGGTAATCAATCAGCGGGAAGTGCAGAACCGTATTATTCACACCCAGCGTGTGTTTTCCGATGAGGAGCTTCGCGCCGCGGCGGCGCAAATCAATCAGCGCTATGCCGGCCAGGCTCTTGCAGATGTGCAGGAACGGGTAGAGCAGGAGCTTCTGTCGGCGCGAAACTCGCTGGACAATTATCTCTCAGCGACCCTGGATCTGGCGCAGCAGGCGCTGGCGGAGGAGGCTCGCCCATCCGATTATCTGATCGTGGGCGAATCCCGACTGCTGGAGGGGGCAAGCCCCGAGGAGCTTGCGCGTCTTCGGGAACTGTTTTCGACCCTGGAGAGCAAACGGGATCTGTCCCATCTCCTGGAGCGCTGCTCGGAAGCCGATGGCGTCAAAATCTTCATTGGTGAGGAAGCGGGCTCGCAGATTTTCGGTGATTACTCCCTGATCACCGCGCCCTACGGCGATGGGGCGCGTTCCCTGGGGGTCCTGGGCGTGATCGGGCCCACACGCATGGCCTATGACCGGGTGATTCCTATCGTCGATGTGACCTCCAGGATGTTGAGCGCCGCCCTGGGCCAATAG
- the dnaK gene encoding molecular chaperone DnaK, which translates to MGKIIGIDLGTTNSCVSVLEGGKPRVIENAEGDRTTPSIVSYTDDGEILVGQSAKRQAVTNPHNTLYAVKRLIGRKFTDDVVQKDISMVPYKIVAADNGDAWVEAKGEKMAPPQVSAEVLRKMKKTAEEFLGEPVTEAVITVPAYFNDSQRQATKDAGKIAGLDVKRIINEPTAAALAYGMDKAKGDHTIAVYDLGGGTFDISIIEIAEVDGEHQFEVLSTNGDTFLGGEDFDMRLIEYLADQFKSENGIDLHNDPLALQRLKEAAEKAKIELSHSEQTEVNLPYITADATGPKHLVVKLSRSKLESLVEELVTRSMEPLKMALKDADLSPSEIDDVILVGGQTRMPLVQRKVAEFFGKDPRRDVNPDEAVAMGASIQGAVLAGDVKDVLLLDVTPLTLGIETMGGVATPLIEKNTTIPTKKSQIFSTAEDNQTAVTIHVVQGERKQATQNKSLGRFDLADIPPAQRGMPQIEVTFDLDANGILNVSAKDKATGKEQSIRITASGGLSDDEIEAMVADAEANAEADKQFEELISARNTCEGLVNAAKKTLEEAGEHASDDEKSAIEAAISEAEEVVKGDDKDAIDAAATKLTEATGPVAQKMYAAQAEAAQAEGGADGAADAGNDSGADDAVDAEFEEVSDDKK; encoded by the coding sequence ATGGGCAAGATAATCGGAATTGACCTGGGAACCACGAACTCGTGCGTTTCCGTACTTGAAGGCGGTAAGCCTCGCGTGATCGAAAACGCTGAGGGCGACCGCACCACGCCATCTATTGTGAGTTACACCGACGATGGCGAAATTCTTGTTGGCCAGAGTGCGAAGCGCCAGGCCGTCACGAATCCACACAACACGCTGTATGCCGTGAAGCGTCTCATCGGGCGCAAGTTTACTGATGATGTCGTCCAGAAAGACATCTCCATGGTCCCCTACAAGATTGTGGCCGCCGATAACGGCGACGCATGGGTGGAGGCCAAGGGCGAGAAAATGGCACCGCCGCAGGTGTCTGCCGAAGTACTGCGCAAGATGAAGAAGACGGCCGAAGAGTTCCTGGGTGAGCCCGTGACCGAGGCGGTGATTACCGTGCCGGCGTACTTCAACGATTCCCAGCGTCAGGCAACAAAAGATGCGGGCAAGATCGCCGGTCTGGATGTTAAGCGCATCATCAATGAGCCCACCGCGGCGGCCCTCGCTTACGGTATGGACAAGGCAAAGGGCGATCACACCATTGCGGTTTATGACCTCGGCGGCGGTACCTTTGATATCTCCATTATCGAAATTGCCGAGGTCGACGGTGAGCATCAGTTTGAGGTGCTGTCCACCAATGGTGACACCTTCCTGGGCGGTGAAGACTTCGATATGCGTCTCATCGAATACCTCGCGGACCAGTTCAAGTCCGAGAATGGCATTGATCTGCATAACGATCCTCTCGCCCTCCAGCGTCTGAAGGAAGCGGCGGAAAAAGCCAAGATCGAGCTGTCGCACTCCGAGCAGACGGAAGTTAACCTGCCGTACATCACAGCGGATGCAACGGGTCCCAAGCACCTGGTAGTCAAGCTGAGCCGTTCAAAGCTGGAGTCTCTGGTGGAAGAGCTGGTTACGCGCTCCATGGAGCCGCTGAAGATGGCGCTCAAGGATGCGGACCTGTCTCCCAGCGAAATCGACGATGTGATTCTCGTGGGCGGTCAGACACGTATGCCGCTGGTGCAGCGCAAAGTCGCTGAGTTCTTTGGCAAGGATCCCCGTCGGGATGTAAACCCTGACGAGGCCGTAGCCATGGGCGCTTCTATCCAGGGTGCCGTTCTCGCCGGTGATGTGAAAGACGTGCTGCTCCTGGATGTGACGCCCCTGACCCTGGGCATTGAGACCATGGGTGGTGTCGCGACGCCGCTCATCGAGAAGAACACGACGATTCCCACGAAGAAATCGCAGATTTTCTCCACGGCGGAAGACAACCAGACTGCGGTAACCATTCACGTCGTCCAGGGCGAGCGCAAGCAGGCGACCCAGAACAAGTCTCTGGGACGTTTTGATCTTGCGGACATTCCTCCGGCACAGCGGGGTATGCCGCAGATCGAAGTGACCTTTGATCTGGATGCGAACGGTATTCTCAACGTGTCTGCGAAGGACAAGGCCACGGGCAAAGAGCAGTCGATCCGCATTACGGCCTCCGGTGGTCTGTCGGATGACGAGATCGAGGCTATGGTGGCCGATGCCGAGGCTAACGCCGAAGCTGACAAGCAGTTCGAGGAGCTGATCTCCGCGCGGAACACCTGCGAAGGTCTGGTAAACGCGGCCAAGAAAACGCTTGAGGAAGCGGGCGAGCACGCCAGCGACGACGAGAAGTCGGCCATCGAGGCGGCTATTTCCGAAGCGGAAGAAGTGGTCAAGGGTGACGATAAGGACGCCATCGATGCTGCTGCGACGAAGCTGACCGAGGCAACGGGCCCTGTGGCACAGAAGATGTACGCGGCGCAGGCGGAAGCAGCACAGGCAGAGGGTGGCGCTGATGGCGCTGCGGACGCTGGTAATGATTCCGGTGCCGATGACGCGGTAGACGCTGAATTTGAAGAAGTCAGCGACGACAAGAAGTAA
- the fur gene encoding ferric iron uptake transcriptional regulator — protein MPISNQDLRSVGLKVTLPRIKILQILEDSEQHERHMSAEDVYQALRDAGEDVGLATVYRVLTQFEGAGLVTRHNFEGGHSVFELDHGEHHDHMVCEDTGQVIEFTDPVIEERQKKIAEEHGFELVDHSLVLKVRKRSDS, from the coding sequence ATGCCAATTAGTAACCAAGATCTACGCAGCGTTGGCCTTAAAGTCACGCTTCCGCGCATCAAGATTCTGCAGATTCTGGAGGACTCGGAGCAGCACGAGCGGCACATGAGCGCCGAGGATGTTTATCAGGCTCTCCGCGATGCCGGGGAAGACGTCGGGCTGGCCACGGTTTATCGCGTCCTCACGCAGTTTGAAGGCGCGGGGCTGGTGACCCGGCACAACTTTGAAGGGGGACACTCCGTCTTCGAGCTGGATCACGGCGAACACCACGATCACATGGTCTGTGAAGATACGGGCCAGGTGATCGAATTTACGGACCCGGTGATTGAAGAGCGACAAAAGAAAATCGCCGAGGAACACGGTTTTGAGCTGGTTGACCACTCCCTCGTACTCAAGGTCCGCAAGCGCTCAGACAGCTAG
- a CDS encoding type II toxin-antitoxin system RatA family toxin — protein MTSIHRSALLPLSDQQLFALVNDVEAYPQYMDGCVGASILRTDAEHMEARLDLARGGISHSFTTRNELLPYKEIRLTLKDGPFEEFSGAWRFHALAEEACKVSLDLEFRFRGGLLSAAAAKLFDRVTGNLVDAVVRRAQDVYGV, from the coding sequence ATGACATCTATCCACCGTAGCGCCTTGTTGCCCTTGTCGGATCAGCAGTTGTTCGCGCTGGTCAATGATGTGGAAGCCTACCCTCAATACATGGATGGTTGCGTGGGCGCATCGATCCTGCGCACGGACGCGGAGCACATGGAGGCGCGTCTCGATCTGGCTCGCGGCGGCATTTCTCACAGCTTTACCACGCGGAACGAGCTCCTGCCCTACAAAGAAATCCGTCTGACCTTAAAGGATGGCCCCTTCGAGGAGTTTTCCGGGGCCTGGCGTTTTCATGCCCTGGCCGAGGAGGCCTGCAAGGTCTCTCTGGATCTGGAATTCCGTTTTCGAGGGGGGCTACTGAGTGCTGCGGCCGCGAAGCTGTTTGATCGGGTGACGGGCAATCTCGTGGATGCGGTGGTGCGCCGGGCTCAGGATGTCTACGGCGTATGA
- the grpE gene encoding nucleotide exchange factor GrpE, with translation MAEDKRDEEPLADAAEESMTDDQGPETTETDDAADVSEGGGSDAELSLEDQLEKLQEEVGLARDQALRAQAEAQNAQRRADQDVEKARKFALERFCSELLPVVDNLERALDAINGDDPALSSIAEGVDLTLKSFVGALGKFQIVQLDPAGEPFDPQLHQAMSMIENPDAEPNTVLTVMQKGYTLNGRLVRPAMVMVSKAPAAE, from the coding sequence GTGGCGGAAGATAAACGCGATGAGGAGCCGCTTGCGGATGCAGCGGAAGAGTCGATGACAGACGATCAGGGGCCAGAAACCACAGAAACCGACGATGCTGCTGATGTCAGCGAGGGCGGTGGGTCTGATGCCGAGCTCTCTTTGGAGGATCAGCTCGAAAAGCTTCAGGAGGAGGTGGGCCTGGCCCGGGATCAGGCACTGCGAGCCCAGGCCGAGGCACAGAACGCCCAGCGTCGTGCTGATCAGGACGTGGAGAAGGCGCGTAAGTTTGCCCTTGAGCGGTTTTGCAGCGAGCTTTTACCGGTGGTCGATAACCTGGAGCGGGCGCTGGACGCCATCAACGGTGACGATCCGGCCCTGAGCTCCATCGCCGAAGGGGTGGATCTGACCCTCAAGAGTTTCGTGGGAGCCCTCGGCAAGTTCCAGATCGTGCAGCTGGACCCCGCGGGAGAGCCCTTTGATCCCCAGCTTCACCAGGCCATGAGCATGATCGAAAACCCCGACGCCGAGCCCAATACGGTTCTTACCGTGATGCAGAAAGGCTACACCCTCAACGGGCGCCTGGTGCGCCCGGCCATGGTGATGGTCAGCAAGGCGCCTGCAGCGGAATAG